Proteins encoded by one window of Homoserinimonas aerilata:
- a CDS encoding MBL fold metallo-hydrolase — protein MLITKHEHACLVIEKNGEHLVIDPGNFTTPLGGLSSVVGVVITHEHPDHWTPEHLARLLDLSPDARIYGPAGVVAAASDFEVTEVSEGDRVAAGGFTLEFFGSTHAVIHSSIPVIDNVGVLVDETLYYPGDSFTVPTVPVNTLAVPAGAPWLKLSEAMDFVTAIAPQHAFPTHQMVLSKIGQGMVNGRLGAMTQAGGGEFHALEPGDTLEV, from the coding sequence ATGCTGATCACCAAGCACGAACACGCCTGCCTCGTCATCGAGAAGAACGGCGAGCACCTCGTCATCGATCCGGGCAACTTCACGACCCCCCTCGGCGGTCTCTCCTCTGTTGTCGGCGTCGTGATCACCCATGAGCATCCGGATCATTGGACGCCCGAGCATCTCGCCCGCCTACTCGACCTGAGCCCGGATGCGCGCATCTATGGCCCCGCGGGCGTCGTCGCGGCGGCATCCGACTTCGAGGTGACCGAGGTGTCGGAGGGTGACCGCGTGGCTGCGGGCGGCTTCACGCTCGAGTTCTTCGGCAGCACGCATGCCGTCATCCACTCCTCCATCCCCGTGATCGACAACGTCGGCGTTCTGGTCGACGAGACCCTCTACTACCCGGGCGACTCCTTCACGGTGCCGACCGTGCCCGTCAACACGCTCGCGGTTCCGGCCGGGGCGCCGTGGTTGAAGCTCAGCGAGGCCATGGATTTCGTGACCGCCATCGCACCGCAGCACGCGTTCCCCACGCACCAGATGGTGCTGTCCAAGATCGGCCAGGGCATGGTGAATGGGCGGCTCGGCGCAATGACGCAGGCCGGCGGCGGCGAGTTCCACGCGCTCGAACCGGGCGACACCCTCGAGGTCTGA
- a CDS encoding metal-sensitive transcriptional regulator yields MIADIKKRALHRARILEGQLRGLEKMIDNEDYCMDIITQSLSIQKSLGSLNKLLVENHLRTHVTHMYEAGGEQREQAIEELLKVYELTKNRADRA; encoded by the coding sequence ATGATCGCAGACATCAAGAAACGGGCACTGCACCGCGCACGCATCCTCGAAGGACAACTGCGCGGCCTCGAGAAGATGATCGACAACGAGGACTACTGCATGGACATCATCACGCAGTCGCTGTCGATCCAGAAATCACTTGGCTCGCTCAACAAGCTGCTCGTCGAAAATCACCTGCGCACCCACGTCACCCACATGTACGAAGCGGGCGGAGAGCAGCGCGAGCAGGCCATCGAAGAACTGCTCAAGGTGTACGAGCTGACCAAGAACAGGGCGGATCGCGCATGA
- a CDS encoding amidohydrolase family protein, whose translation MTRYEAALDVASLTAIDMHVHIEVSHDGHASLPDDLGEAASRYFSTDGPRPDLDSVAAHYRERRMAAVVFTVDAETNLGHPPLSSAEIAEGAARNNDVLIPFGSVDPHRPTAVDDIWRLVEESGVRGFKFHPTVQGFDPSEERWHPLYEAIQDAGVPALFHTGQTGIGAGLPGGRGLRLALSNPMLLDPVAALFPELQIIMAHPSVPWQDEALSVATHKHNTWIDLSGWSPKYFPTELVRYANTILKDRVLFGSDFPMLTPDRWLDDAAMTALKPERMPAILKGNAIRLLGLE comes from the coding sequence ATGACCCGCTACGAAGCAGCACTCGATGTCGCATCGCTCACCGCGATCGACATGCACGTTCACATTGAGGTGAGCCACGACGGGCACGCCTCGCTGCCCGACGATCTGGGTGAGGCCGCGTCGCGCTACTTCAGCACCGACGGGCCGCGGCCCGATCTTGATTCCGTGGCTGCCCACTACCGCGAGCGGCGGATGGCTGCGGTCGTCTTCACGGTCGACGCCGAGACGAATCTGGGGCACCCGCCCCTCTCCAGTGCGGAGATCGCCGAGGGTGCGGCGCGCAACAACGATGTGCTCATCCCGTTCGGCTCGGTGGACCCGCATCGGCCCACCGCGGTCGACGACATTTGGCGTCTCGTCGAGGAGAGCGGCGTGCGGGGCTTCAAGTTCCACCCGACCGTTCAGGGCTTCGACCCGAGTGAGGAGCGGTGGCATCCGCTCTATGAGGCCATTCAGGATGCGGGGGTGCCGGCCCTGTTCCACACGGGGCAGACGGGCATCGGCGCCGGCCTTCCCGGGGGTCGTGGTCTTCGACTCGCCCTCTCGAACCCGATGCTGCTCGACCCCGTGGCGGCGCTCTTTCCTGAGCTGCAGATCATCATGGCCCACCCCTCCGTGCCGTGGCAGGACGAGGCTCTCTCCGTCGCCACCCACAAGCACAACACCTGGATTGACCTCTCGGGCTGGAGCCCGAAGTACTTTCCGACTGAGCTCGTGCGCTACGCCAACACGATTCTGAAGGATCGCGTGCTGTTCGGCTCCGACTTCCCCATGCTGACGCCCGATCGGTGGCTCGACGACGCGGCCATGACCGCGCTGAAGCCCGAGCGCATGCCTGCGATCCTCAAGGGCAATGCCATCCGACTGCTCGGGTTGGAGTGA
- a CDS encoding MarR family winged helix-turn-helix transcriptional regulator, with product MTSDRLRATELHTDIGFLLARASARANAAANRALAPLDLKVRSYSVLAIAASTIPASQRELASLLELDPSQVVALVDALEEKGLVERQPDSSDRRVKIVVATPSGRALFEQAREATTGAERFAYGRIEEADRIRLRLLLQMTFGDEGAEELVAAVPAARSR from the coding sequence ATGACCAGCGACCGACTGCGCGCCACCGAGCTCCACACCGACATCGGGTTCCTGCTTGCGCGTGCAAGCGCCCGAGCAAACGCCGCAGCGAACCGGGCCCTGGCGCCACTCGATCTGAAGGTGCGTTCGTACTCCGTGCTGGCGATTGCGGCCTCGACGATTCCCGCTTCGCAGCGGGAGCTCGCCTCCCTGCTCGAGCTTGATCCGAGTCAGGTCGTTGCCCTGGTCGATGCCCTGGAGGAGAAAGGGCTCGTGGAGCGGCAGCCCGACTCGTCGGACCGCCGGGTCAAGATCGTGGTGGCCACGCCCAGCGGCCGCGCCCTGTTCGAGCAGGCGCGCGAAGCCACGACCGGGGCCGAACGCTTCGCTTACGGTCGAATCGAAGAAGCAGATCGCATCCGCCTTCGCCTCCTTCTGCAGATGACGTTCGGTGACGAGGGCGCTGAGGAGCTCGTCGCCGCTGTGCCCGCGGCTCGTTCTCGGTGA
- a CDS encoding acyl-CoA dehydrogenase family protein, with translation MPAIDSTSLIGIDPFGFAETHLSEAAMKALRALTVTLERDIRPLMTDAWETATMPDAVLEALVPLQLMSPEGVSEVEAASSMFSGFRNYLLARTDVSVATLYNGQSGLFRTAVRLGGSSEQAARLDPLVRDFSLSGVFALTEPEHGSDIARGLATTARRDGDQWVIDGAKHWIGGAASADVLAVFARDVDDANVKAFLVPRDASGVSLTTMTGKISLRPMQNASITLDGVRVHENDRLQGVDSWRDVTRLLRAMRSDVAWIATGLQAGALEATLRYVRQREQFGRPIAGFQLVQEKLARMLGNVTASLGMVVQLSARQDAGDIRDENSSLAKMHTARMARETAALGRELLGGNGILLDNDVARFFADAEAVYSYEGTHEVNSLIVGRALTGTSAFV, from the coding sequence ATGCCTGCCATCGACAGCACCTCACTCATCGGCATCGACCCGTTCGGGTTCGCGGAGACCCATCTGAGCGAAGCCGCAATGAAGGCCCTCCGTGCCCTCACCGTGACGCTCGAGCGAGACATCCGCCCGCTGATGACGGATGCCTGGGAGACCGCGACAATGCCCGATGCGGTACTCGAGGCGCTTGTGCCGCTGCAGCTCATGTCACCGGAGGGTGTGTCCGAGGTCGAGGCCGCATCGAGCATGTTCTCCGGCTTCCGCAACTACCTACTGGCCCGCACCGACGTCTCCGTCGCGACGCTCTACAACGGGCAGTCCGGGCTCTTCCGCACCGCGGTGCGGCTCGGCGGCTCATCGGAGCAGGCGGCGCGACTCGACCCTCTTGTGCGGGACTTCTCGCTCAGCGGCGTGTTCGCTCTCACCGAGCCAGAGCACGGCTCCGACATCGCCCGCGGGCTCGCGACGACCGCTCGGCGCGACGGCGACCAATGGGTGATCGACGGCGCGAAGCACTGGATCGGCGGGGCCGCGAGCGCCGATGTGCTCGCCGTCTTCGCGCGCGATGTCGACGACGCCAATGTGAAGGCGTTCCTCGTGCCGCGCGACGCATCCGGCGTCTCCCTCACGACGATGACGGGCAAGATCTCGCTGCGCCCCATGCAGAATGCGAGCATCACGCTCGACGGGGTGCGCGTTCACGAGAACGACAGGCTGCAGGGAGTCGACAGCTGGCGCGACGTGACGCGGTTGCTCCGCGCCATGCGCTCAGACGTCGCGTGGATCGCCACGGGTCTTCAGGCCGGCGCGCTCGAGGCGACGCTGCGATATGTGCGCCAGCGTGAGCAGTTCGGCCGACCGATCGCCGGATTCCAACTCGTCCAGGAGAAGCTGGCCCGGATGCTCGGAAACGTCACGGCGTCGCTCGGCATGGTCGTGCAGCTCTCCGCCCGCCAAGATGCTGGCGACATCCGCGACGAGAACTCCTCGCTCGCCAAGATGCACACGGCCCGCATGGCGCGGGAGACCGCCGCACTCGGGCGGGAGCTGCTCGGCGGCAACGGAATCCTCCTCGACAACGACGTCGCACGCTTCTTCGCGGATGCCGAAGCCGTCTACTCCTACGAGGGCACCCACGAAGTCAACTCCCTCATCGTCGGTCGCGCGTTGACCGGCACATCCGCTTTCGTCTGA
- a CDS encoding SDR family oxidoreductase: protein MSLDGKVAIVTGSGRGLGLAYAQELARLGASVVINDVDATIADEAVASIRAAGGTAISVVAPVGPTETARELVKAAVDTFGRLDILVTNAGVLRDTVLWKMSDDDFDTVIGVHLRGTFTCVREAATHMRETGTAGRIICIGSPTGQRGNFGQTNYAAAKAGIVGMVRTWALELKKAAITVNAVVPVAATAMTATVPYFAAAVEADNAGEPMPSFFRHDLGFGTSADVAGMVAYLASDAAADVSGQVIGVGGDRLQIWSHPEAVVSEYHEGGWSYEALGADFAEIIAGNRQSIGEKFPPLPEDLQRPAPTA from the coding sequence ATGTCTCTCGACGGCAAAGTAGCCATCGTCACAGGTTCGGGCCGCGGTCTCGGGCTCGCCTACGCTCAGGAGCTCGCCAGACTCGGCGCCTCCGTCGTGATCAACGATGTGGATGCCACCATCGCCGACGAAGCGGTCGCTTCGATTCGCGCAGCAGGCGGCACAGCGATATCGGTCGTCGCCCCGGTCGGGCCGACCGAGACCGCCCGTGAACTCGTGAAAGCCGCGGTCGACACCTTCGGCCGCCTCGACATCCTGGTCACCAACGCCGGCGTTCTGCGCGACACCGTGCTCTGGAAGATGAGCGACGACGACTTCGACACGGTCATAGGCGTTCACCTTCGCGGCACCTTCACCTGCGTGCGGGAGGCGGCGACGCACATGCGCGAGACCGGCACCGCGGGGCGCATCATCTGCATCGGTTCACCCACCGGCCAGCGTGGCAACTTCGGCCAGACCAACTATGCCGCCGCGAAGGCCGGCATCGTCGGAATGGTGCGCACCTGGGCCCTAGAACTCAAGAAGGCCGCGATCACCGTCAACGCCGTCGTGCCCGTGGCAGCGACGGCGATGACCGCCACCGTGCCGTACTTCGCGGCCGCGGTCGAGGCCGACAATGCCGGCGAGCCCATGCCCTCCTTCTTCCGTCACGATCTCGGCTTCGGAACATCCGCCGATGTCGCCGGCATGGTCGCCTACCTCGCCTCCGATGCCGCAGCGGATGTCTCCGGCCAGGTCATCGGGGTCGGCGGCGACCGACTCCAGATCTGGTCGCATCCCGAAGCGGTCGTCTCCGAATATCACGAGGGCGGTTGGTCGTACGAGGCGCTTGGCGCCGACTTCGCCGAGATCATCGCCGGCAATCGGCAGTCGATCGGCGAGAAGTTCCCTCCGCTGCCCGAAGACCTCCAGCGCCCGGCACCCACTGCCTGA
- a CDS encoding MFS transporter yields the protein MSILALDHERPYVSELSPSRRRLALLSLALGGFGIGATEFVAMGLLPNLAAELLPGLYTASPEEGIAQAGWLISAYALGVVVGAPTIAAATTHLPRKRLLLWLLAAFTVGTIASALLPSFGLVLVARFVAALPHGAYFGIASIVAADIMGPGNRGKGVALVLSGLTIANVVGVPSITWLGQVAGWRAAYVVVALIFAATFAAVAATVPLQPGDHTGSFRRELTAFRRPQLWLTIALAAIGFGGFFAVYSYIAPAVTHVAGLGEGVVPWVLAGIGIGMTIGNLLGGWLTDVDVRLTLYSGFAVLILSLLGFALTAHTVVGLVLFSALVGLSSSAISPTVQSRLMDIAGEAKSLAAALNHSALNIGNSLGAFIGGATIAAGFGYLSPAWAGLLLAIVGLAIATVSFGLQRRSIRS from the coding sequence GTGAGCATCCTCGCCCTCGATCATGAACGGCCGTACGTGTCTGAGCTCTCCCCCTCTCGTCGCCGTCTGGCGCTGCTGTCGCTCGCCCTCGGCGGTTTCGGCATCGGCGCGACCGAATTCGTCGCAATGGGTCTGCTGCCGAATCTCGCGGCAGAGCTGCTGCCGGGGCTCTACACGGCATCGCCGGAGGAGGGCATCGCGCAGGCCGGCTGGCTGATCAGCGCCTACGCGCTCGGCGTCGTCGTGGGCGCGCCGACCATCGCGGCGGCCACGACGCATCTGCCCCGCAAGCGACTGCTGCTGTGGCTGCTGGCCGCCTTCACCGTCGGAACCATCGCATCCGCCCTGCTGCCGAGCTTCGGGCTCGTGCTCGTCGCCCGCTTCGTTGCCGCTCTGCCGCACGGCGCCTACTTCGGCATCGCCTCGATCGTGGCGGCCGACATCATGGGCCCGGGCAACCGCGGCAAGGGTGTCGCGCTCGTGCTGAGCGGGCTCACGATCGCGAACGTCGTGGGCGTGCCGTCGATCACCTGGCTGGGGCAGGTGGCCGGGTGGCGTGCGGCGTACGTCGTGGTGGCCCTCATCTTCGCGGCGACCTTTGCCGCGGTGGCGGCGACCGTTCCGTTGCAGCCGGGCGACCACACGGGTTCGTTCCGGCGTGAGCTGACGGCGTTCCGTCGGCCGCAGCTGTGGCTGACGATCGCGCTCGCGGCAATCGGATTCGGCGGCTTCTTCGCCGTCTACTCCTACATCGCGCCCGCCGTCACGCATGTCGCCGGGCTCGGCGAGGGCGTCGTGCCGTGGGTTCTCGCAGGTATCGGAATCGGCATGACCATCGGCAACCTGCTCGGCGGCTGGCTGACGGATGTCGACGTGCGGCTCACCCTCTATTCGGGCTTCGCCGTGCTGATCCTGTCGCTGCTGGGCTTCGCTCTGACCGCCCACACGGTCGTCGGCCTGGTTCTGTTCTCCGCGCTCGTCGGGCTGTCATCCTCGGCGATCTCGCCGACCGTGCAGTCGCGACTCATGGATATCGCGGGGGAGGCCAAGTCGCTTGCGGCGGCGCTGAACCACTCGGCCCTGAACATCGGCAACAGCCTGGGAGCGTTCATCGGCGGCGCGACCATCGCGGCCGGTTTCGGCTACCTCTCGCCCGCGTGGGCAGGGCTGCTGCTCGCCATCGTGGGCCTCGCCATCGCGACGGTCAGCTTCGGCCTGCAGCGCCGCAGCATCCGCTCCTGA